A window from Chitinophaga filiformis encodes these proteins:
- the rsmI gene encoding 16S rRNA (cytidine(1402)-2'-O)-methyltransferase: MKLYLVPSPIGNLADITYRAVKVLEEADLVLAEDTRTSGILLKHYNINKPITPYHQHNEHKVLQHLVQQLQAGKTMALITDAGTPGVSDPGFLLVRECNRAGIPVECLPGATAFVPALVNSGIPMNRFAFEGFPPLKKGRHTLFTQLATDERTLVFYESPQRLVRTLADLITYFGPDRQCCVSRELTKMFEENKRGTLQEVHDYFNEKGVKGEIVLVVEGKA, translated from the coding sequence ATGAAGTTATATCTTGTTCCTTCTCCTATAGGCAATCTGGCCGATATCACCTACCGCGCAGTCAAAGTACTGGAAGAAGCGGACCTGGTGCTGGCGGAAGACACCCGCACCTCAGGGATCTTATTGAAGCATTACAATATCAATAAGCCCATCACTCCCTACCATCAGCATAACGAACATAAAGTCCTGCAGCACCTGGTACAGCAGCTCCAGGCAGGTAAGACCATGGCCCTCATCACCGATGCAGGTACCCCGGGCGTTTCCGATCCGGGATTTCTCCTGGTACGTGAATGTAACAGGGCAGGCATACCCGTTGAATGCCTGCCAGGCGCTACTGCCTTTGTACCGGCACTGGTCAACAGCGGTATCCCGATGAACCGTTTCGCTTTTGAAGGATTTCCGCCCCTGAAAAAGGGACGTCATACCCTGTTTACCCAGCTGGCTACGGATGAGCGTACACTGGTGTTTTATGAATCTCCCCAGCGGCTGGTCAGAACACTGGCCGACCTGATTACCTACTTCGGACCAGACCGCCAGTGCTGCGTTAGCAGGGAACTGACCAAAATGTTTGAAGAGAATAAAAGAGGTACCTTACAGGAGGTGCATGATTATTTTAACGAAAAAGGGGTAAAGGGGGAAATCGTCCTCGTTGTCGAAGGTAAAGCATAA
- a CDS encoding RNA polymerase sigma factor: MAAEQNERIQETVRQERKRLLHFIRKRVNNVADAEDILQDVFYQFTEYSRLGSQIDSITAWLFTVTRNKITDWFRKKRESTFSEHTREQDGEETLFLSEMIADPGALSDAPMTRKVIAESIMEAIDELPGDQRMVFLQHEIEGKSFKEMSAETGISVNTLLSRKRYAVLYLRERLAELYKELLKD; encoded by the coding sequence ATGGCTGCAGAACAAAATGAGCGCATCCAGGAAACGGTGCGGCAGGAGCGCAAACGCTTACTTCATTTTATCCGGAAACGGGTGAATAATGTAGCTGACGCGGAAGACATATTACAGGACGTTTTTTACCAGTTTACAGAATATTCCCGCCTGGGGAGTCAGATCGACTCTATTACCGCCTGGCTGTTCACTGTAACCCGTAATAAGATCACCGATTGGTTCCGTAAGAAACGCGAATCCACCTTCAGCGAACATACCCGTGAGCAGGATGGAGAAGAGACCCTGTTCCTTTCAGAAATGATAGCCGACCCGGGTGCGCTGAGTGATGCGCCCATGACCCGTAAAGTAATAGCCGAGTCTATTATGGAAGCTATTGATGAATTGCCCGGGGACCAACGCATGGTGTTTCTGCAACATGAAATAGAAGGCAAGTCCTTTAAGGAGATGTCTGCCGAAACAGGTATATCCGTCAATACCTTATTATCCAGAAAAAGATATGCAGTGCTGTACTTACGTGAACGGCTGGCGGAACTGTATAAAGAGCTTTTAAAAGATTAA
- a CDS encoding LptF/LptG family permease, which translates to MTKIDWYILRKFIGTFIYSLMILLIISVVIDVTEKIDDFMNNNLSFYTIVVDYYFGFIPHIAALLFPLFIFISVIFFTSKMAYRTEIIAILCSGVSFRRFLRPYWIGALLFGGLLWLGNRWTVPIANKIRTKFENAYVHKQSAQQNIYDKTIRVDSFTYVTFGSYDPNYKSGANFLLEDVHGQNIMFKMKADRVTWDSTTNMWKLDYVTMRSINGLKEHWWTKTDTSIKIALHPKEMYEESNIQEAMTTPELNRFIAREELRGAEGLNIFYVEKYRRTASCGAVIILTLIGGIIASKKVRGGSGLHLAVGIVISASYIIFLQFATVFSIKADLNPLLAVWIPNFLFGGLAFWLYLRAPK; encoded by the coding sequence ATGACAAAGATAGACTGGTATATCCTACGTAAGTTCATAGGTACCTTTATTTACTCCCTCATGATCCTTCTGATCATTTCCGTAGTGATAGACGTGACGGAGAAGATTGACGACTTCATGAATAATAACCTGTCTTTCTACACGATCGTAGTAGACTACTACTTCGGCTTTATCCCGCATATCGCCGCATTGTTGTTCCCGCTCTTTATTTTCATCTCTGTGATCTTCTTCACTTCCAAGATGGCTTACAGGACTGAGATCATCGCCATCCTGTGTAGCGGGGTCAGTTTCCGCCGCTTTTTACGCCCCTACTGGATAGGAGCGCTCCTTTTCGGAGGCCTGCTGTGGCTGGGGAACAGGTGGACCGTGCCTATAGCCAATAAGATCAGGACCAAGTTCGAAAATGCCTATGTGCATAAACAGTCGGCTCAGCAGAATATATATGATAAGACCATCCGCGTGGACAGTTTTACCTATGTCACTTTCGGATCTTATGACCCTAACTATAAAAGTGGCGCCAACTTCCTGCTGGAAGACGTGCATGGACAGAACATTATGTTCAAGATGAAGGCCGACAGGGTGACCTGGGACTCTACCACCAATATGTGGAAACTGGACTACGTGACCATGCGCTCTATCAACGGGCTGAAGGAACACTGGTGGACGAAAACAGATACTTCGATAAAGATTGCCCTGCATCCGAAAGAGATGTACGAAGAGTCAAATATACAGGAGGCCATGACAACTCCCGAACTGAACAGGTTCATTGCCAGGGAGGAGCTGAGAGGGGCAGAAGGACTGAACATATTCTATGTTGAAAAATACAGGCGTACAGCCTCCTGCGGGGCAGTGATCATCCTTACACTGATTGGTGGGATTATTGCTTCTAAAAAAGTAAGGGGAGGAAGTGGATTACACCTGGCTGTGGGAATAGTGATCAGCGCCAGCTACATTATCTTCCTGCAGTTTGCCACGGTATTTTCTATTAAGGCAGACCTCAATCCTTTGCTGGCGGTGTGGATACCTAACTTCCTGTTTGGAGGGCTGGCTTTCTGGCTGTATCTGCGGGCGCCGAAATAA
- a CDS encoding glycosyltransferase, with translation MLYNLGLLAFYAFATVAAIQILYYLFFFSRVAFYRRTFENDIDPDKECSVIICAKDEELNLQKNLPSVLLQRYHDKKKPAYEVIVVNDNSEDDTKYYLRSIEPGYPHYRHIEIKQAAKFIPGKKFPLSMGIRSARYENILLTDADCKPASTYWLSLMSQGFTDGKEIVLGYSPYEKKPGLLNKVIRYETFFSALQYLSFALSGITYMGVGRNLAYKRELFNRHKGFTAHHHIASGDDDLFVNAAANRHNVGVVINKQAFTYSEPKTSWKKWFQQKTRHMSTGKHYRFSHKLLLGLFSLSHFLFYPLFFASIFYEPLRIYTLAIFGGKLLLQSVISFMAMRKLDESDLFKFSLFMDFFMCLYYIILTPALLFKSKNRW, from the coding sequence ATGTTGTATAACTTGGGCTTATTAGCCTTTTACGCTTTTGCTACCGTTGCAGCCATACAAATATTGTATTACCTGTTTTTCTTTTCCCGGGTAGCTTTTTATCGCCGTACCTTCGAAAATGATATCGATCCCGATAAGGAATGCTCCGTTATCATCTGCGCGAAAGACGAGGAGCTGAATCTTCAGAAGAATTTGCCGTCGGTGTTGTTGCAAAGGTATCACGACAAGAAAAAGCCGGCATATGAGGTGATCGTAGTCAATGACAATTCTGAAGACGACACCAAGTATTACCTCCGTTCTATCGAGCCCGGATATCCTCATTACCGCCATATCGAGATCAAACAAGCCGCCAAATTCATCCCCGGAAAAAAATTCCCGCTCTCCATGGGCATCAGAAGTGCCAGATACGAAAACATACTGCTGACAGATGCTGACTGTAAACCTGCCAGCACCTATTGGCTATCACTGATGAGCCAGGGATTTACGGATGGCAAAGAGATCGTACTGGGTTACAGTCCTTACGAGAAGAAACCGGGCCTGTTGAACAAGGTGATCCGCTACGAGACCTTTTTCAGTGCATTACAATACCTTTCTTTTGCCCTCAGCGGCATCACCTATATGGGCGTAGGCCGTAACCTGGCTTACAAACGCGAACTGTTCAACCGTCATAAAGGCTTTACAGCACACCACCATATTGCCTCCGGCGATGACGACCTGTTTGTCAATGCAGCTGCCAACCGGCATAATGTGGGGGTGGTGATCAACAAACAAGCCTTCACTTATTCAGAACCAAAGACCAGCTGGAAGAAATGGTTTCAGCAGAAGACCAGGCATATGTCCACCGGCAAGCATTACCGCTTCAGTCATAAGCTCCTGCTGGGCCTGTTCTCTTTAAGTCACTTTTTATTCTATCCGCTGTTCTTTGCAAGCATCTTCTATGAACCGTTGCGCATATATACGCTGGCTATTTTCGGAGGAAAACTGCTTTTGCAATCTGTGATCTCTTTCATGGCGATGCGCAAACTGGATGAGTCAGACCTCTTCAAGTTCAGCCTGTTCATGGATTTCTTTATGTGCTTATACTATATTATCCTCACTCCTGCCCTGCTGTTCAAGTCAAAGAACAGGTGGTAG
- the tgt gene encoding tRNA guanosine(34) transglycosylase Tgt codes for MNFELITTDSNSKARAGEITTGHGRIETPIFMPVGTVGSVKAVTQEQLRDDVQAQIILGNTYHLYLRPGMDVLSQAGGLHKFNGWDRPLLTDSGGYQVFSLAANRKIKEEGVVFQSHIDGSRHLFTPENVMDIQRTIGADIIMAFDECPPYPSEYRYAKKSMELTHRWLDRCIKRLAETQPAYGHEQTLFPIVQGSTYKDLRTISATEIAARDCAGNAIGGLSVGEPEQDMYEMCGLVCDILPEQKPRYLMGVGTPWNILENIALGVDMFDCVMPTRNGRNGMLFTWNGVINIKNKKWATDFTPVDENSACFASNRYTKAYLRHLFAAGEILGMQLASIHNIAFYLELVKEARKQILAGNYASWKNTMVPQLKQRL; via the coding sequence ATGAATTTTGAACTGATAACAACAGATAGCAACAGTAAAGCCCGTGCCGGCGAGATCACCACAGGTCACGGCAGGATCGAAACGCCTATTTTCATGCCGGTAGGCACTGTAGGCAGTGTAAAAGCAGTGACGCAGGAACAGTTGCGCGATGATGTGCAGGCTCAGATCATCCTGGGAAATACCTATCACCTGTACCTTCGCCCCGGTATGGATGTACTGTCGCAGGCAGGTGGGTTACATAAATTTAATGGCTGGGACAGACCCCTGCTGACAGACAGTGGCGGATACCAGGTGTTTTCCCTGGCAGCCAACCGCAAGATCAAGGAGGAGGGGGTTGTATTCCAGTCACATATCGATGGCTCCCGTCACCTGTTCACGCCGGAGAATGTAATGGACATCCAGCGGACCATCGGGGCCGACATTATTATGGCCTTTGATGAATGCCCGCCATACCCTTCGGAATACCGATATGCCAAAAAGTCGATGGAACTGACCCACCGTTGGCTGGACCGCTGTATCAAACGCCTGGCGGAAACACAACCCGCCTATGGTCATGAGCAGACCTTGTTCCCTATTGTACAGGGCAGCACCTATAAAGACCTGCGTACTATCTCGGCTACAGAGATCGCCGCCAGGGATTGTGCCGGCAATGCCATCGGCGGCCTGAGCGTAGGCGAGCCGGAACAGGATATGTATGAAATGTGTGGACTGGTATGCGATATCCTGCCCGAACAGAAGCCCCGCTACCTGATGGGGGTGGGCACTCCCTGGAACATCCTGGAGAATATTGCCCTGGGGGTAGATATGTTCGATTGCGTAATGCCTACCCGTAACGGACGTAATGGTATGCTGTTCACCTGGAATGGCGTAATAAATATCAAAAACAAGAAATGGGCGACCGATTTTACCCCGGTAGATGAGAACAGTGCCTGTTTTGCCAGCAACCGTTACACCAAGGCTTACCTGCGCCATTTATTTGCCGCGGGGGAGATCCTGGGGATGCAGCTGGCCAGTATCCATAATATTGCTTTTTACCTGGAACTGGTGAAGGAAGCCAGGAAGCAGATCCTGGCCGGTAATTACGCCAGCTGGAAAAATACTATGGTGCCACAGTTGAAACAAAGACTTTAG
- a CDS encoding M1 family metallopeptidase, whose protein sequence is MTQTRVMKCLLACLFIAGWQSTEAQSDRWQQRVKYVMDIDMDVAAHRFSGKQKLQYTNNSPDTLFKVFYHLYWNAFQPNSMMDVRSRELGQTVIYRDKNGNERRDWDGRVTDRISKLQPDQIGYQKILSLKRDGASQSYNVIGTILEVPLAKPILPHTTTTFDMEFEAQVPVQIRRSGRNNSEGVDYSMAQWYPKMCEYDYEGWHPTPYIAREFYGVWGDYDVKIAIDKKFVVAATGYLQNPNQIGYGYEMAGTKVLRPAGDKLTWHFSAPNVHDFVWAADPDYKHITQQVDGFTAHFFYIENDITKNTWPQLAKMIPDAYKYIKAHYGPYPYKSYSFIQGGDGGMEYPMATLIMGNGKIEGLYGLAAHEWMHTWYQGMLGTNESLYPWMDEGFTTFAENNVVYHTLDSLRSPSPQTGAYNGYFSLVRSGYEEPLSTHSDHYNSNFGYSQSAYSKGAVFLEQLGYIIGAAVRDRGLLRYYWEWRFKHPNVNDFVRVMEKESGLQLDWYKQYFVYTTKHIDYGIDTAFENSGKTIVRLKRIDKMPMPIDLLITAKDGKKVMHYVPMSLMFGSKPAEDSTPRVVHDYWPWTNRTYDVEVDMPLSEIASIEIDPSARMADLDRSNNVMTR, encoded by the coding sequence ATGACGCAAACGAGAGTAATGAAATGCCTGCTGGCATGCCTGTTCATTGCCGGTTGGCAAAGCACAGAGGCTCAATCGGACCGCTGGCAGCAAAGAGTAAAGTATGTGATGGACATCGATATGGATGTTGCTGCCCACCGCTTTAGCGGCAAACAGAAACTGCAATACACCAACAATTCACCCGACACCCTGTTTAAGGTATTTTATCACCTTTACTGGAACGCATTCCAGCCCAACAGCATGATGGATGTGCGCAGCCGTGAACTGGGACAAACGGTGATATACAGGGACAAGAACGGTAATGAAAGACGTGACTGGGACGGCCGTGTAACAGACCGTATTTCCAAACTGCAACCCGACCAGATCGGTTATCAGAAGATCCTTTCGCTGAAAAGAGATGGCGCCAGCCAGTCATATAACGTTATTGGTACCATCCTCGAAGTACCCCTGGCTAAGCCTATCCTGCCGCATACCACTACTACGTTTGATATGGAGTTTGAAGCGCAGGTGCCTGTACAGATCCGGCGCAGCGGCCGTAACAACTCCGAAGGTGTGGATTACTCCATGGCGCAGTGGTATCCTAAGATGTGTGAGTATGACTATGAAGGATGGCATCCTACGCCTTACATCGCCCGTGAGTTCTATGGTGTATGGGGCGACTATGATGTGAAAATCGCTATCGATAAAAAGTTTGTCGTAGCAGCTACCGGATATCTGCAGAATCCTAACCAGATCGGCTATGGCTATGAAATGGCCGGCACAAAGGTGTTGCGCCCGGCAGGCGATAAGCTGACCTGGCATTTCTCGGCGCCTAATGTGCATGACTTTGTCTGGGCGGCAGATCCTGACTATAAACATATCACGCAGCAGGTGGATGGCTTTACAGCACATTTCTTCTACATCGAGAATGATATTACGAAAAATACCTGGCCGCAATTAGCCAAAATGATCCCTGATGCCTATAAATACATTAAAGCACATTATGGTCCTTATCCTTACAAGAGCTATTCCTTCATACAGGGAGGAGATGGTGGTATGGAGTATCCGATGGCTACACTGATCATGGGCAATGGCAAAATAGAAGGCTTATACGGTCTGGCTGCACATGAATGGATGCACACCTGGTACCAGGGCATGCTGGGAACCAATGAAAGCCTCTATCCATGGATGGATGAAGGGTTCACTACTTTCGCTGAAAACAATGTAGTATATCACACACTGGATTCTCTGAGGTCACCTTCGCCTCAGACAGGTGCGTACAATGGTTATTTTTCTCTGGTAAGAAGCGGTTATGAAGAACCTTTGAGCACACACTCCGATCATTATAACAGCAACTTTGGTTACAGTCAGTCTGCCTATTCAAAAGGAGCGGTATTCCTGGAACAGCTGGGGTACATTATCGGTGCTGCTGTGCGTGACAGAGGGCTTTTAAGATACTATTGGGAATGGCGTTTCAAGCATCCCAATGTGAACGATTTTGTTCGTGTGATGGAGAAAGAAAGTGGTCTGCAACTGGATTGGTATAAACAGTACTTTGTATATACCACTAAGCATATTGACTATGGTATCGACACTGCATTTGAGAACAGCGGTAAAACAATTGTAAGGCTGAAGCGTATCGATAAGATGCCTATGCCGATAGACCTGCTGATCACTGCGAAAGATGGTAAGAAAGTGATGCATTACGTGCCCATGTCCCTGATGTTCGGCTCCAAGCCTGCGGAAGACAGCACGCCCCGTGTCGTACATGATTACTGGCCATGGACTAACAGGACTTATGATGTGGAAGTAGATATGCCGCTGAGCGAGATCGCCAGCATTGAAATTGATCCGAGTGCAAGAATGGCGGATTTGGATAGGAGTAATAATGTAATGACAAGATAA
- the rsmG gene encoding 16S rRNA (guanine(527)-N(7))-methyltransferase RsmG, whose protein sequence is MDIVLKYFSDFTDTQLAQLKALAGLYQEWNEKINVISRKDIDALYEKHVLHSLSIAAIADFPTGMQILDLGTGGGFPGIPLAIFFPEVQFHLVDSIGKKIKVVQGVSEALGLKNVSSAHTRVEDIKDRKFDMVVSRAVAPLKDLWRWSKPVLKKAPAHEQQPGLICLKGGDLTGEIADSGVRPRLTNIYKLFPEEFFLEKHIVVVNK, encoded by the coding sequence ATGGATATCGTACTCAAATACTTCTCTGACTTTACGGATACACAATTAGCGCAGTTAAAGGCCCTGGCAGGTTTATACCAGGAATGGAACGAAAAGATCAATGTGATTTCCCGTAAAGACATTGACGCCTTGTACGAGAAACATGTGCTGCACTCCCTCAGTATTGCGGCCATTGCCGACTTCCCGACAGGGATGCAGATACTCGACCTGGGCACGGGCGGTGGCTTCCCTGGCATTCCCCTGGCCATCTTCTTCCCGGAAGTGCAGTTTCACCTGGTAGATTCCATCGGTAAAAAGATCAAGGTGGTGCAGGGCGTATCCGAGGCGCTGGGCCTGAAGAACGTCAGTTCCGCCCATACACGCGTCGAAGATATCAAAGACCGTAAGTTTGACATGGTAGTTTCCCGTGCAGTAGCGCCATTGAAAGACCTGTGGCGCTGGAGTAAGCCGGTTTTGAAGAAAGCGCCCGCCCATGAACAGCAACCCGGACTGATCTGCCTGAAAGGCGGCGATCTGACCGGGGAGATAGCAGATAGCGGTGTACGTCCCCGCCTGACGAATATCTACAAACTGTTCCCGGAAGAATTTTTCCTGGAAAAGCACATTGTTGTAGTAAATAAATAA
- a CDS encoding citrate (Si)-synthase, eukaryotic: MGYIKEKFKVKADELNAEVKDLVKNHGNKKIEDVTLAQVYQGMRGITGLVTETSLLDANEGIRFRGYSIPELREKMPKVKGGAEPLPEGLFYLMLIGELPSEADVQHLSNQWARRSHVPNHVFAAIDALPVTTHPMTMFTVGVMAMQTESAFAKAYAEGMNKKDYWSVMYDDAMDLIARLPRIAAYIYRRKYKNNNHIQPNGLLDWAGNFAHMLGYEDEGFKELMRLYMTIHADHEGGNVSAHTTHLVGSALSDAYLSFAAGMNGLAGPLHGLANQEVIKWILDMREELGGGMPTKQQIEDYVRKTLSEGKVVPGYGHAVLRKTDPRFTAQMEFAKKHLSDDELVRIVWLVYETVPPILESLGKIKNPWPNVDAHSGALLVHYGLVEYEFYTVLFGVSRALGVLASLCWDRALGFSLERPKSVTTEWMKQFVEGKVEAE; this comes from the coding sequence ATGGGGTATATAAAAGAAAAATTCAAGGTAAAGGCCGATGAGCTCAATGCGGAAGTGAAGGACCTCGTGAAGAACCATGGCAATAAGAAGATAGAGGATGTTACATTGGCCCAGGTATACCAGGGAATGCGTGGCATCACTGGCTTGGTGACAGAAACATCATTACTGGATGCAAACGAAGGGATCCGTTTCCGTGGATATTCCATTCCGGAACTGAGGGAGAAAATGCCAAAAGTTAAAGGTGGTGCTGAGCCTTTGCCGGAAGGATTATTTTACCTGATGTTGATAGGAGAACTGCCCTCAGAAGCAGACGTGCAGCACCTCTCTAACCAGTGGGCACGCCGCTCTCATGTGCCTAACCACGTTTTTGCTGCTATAGACGCCCTGCCGGTGACTACGCACCCGATGACCATGTTCACCGTAGGTGTAATGGCCATGCAGACAGAATCTGCTTTTGCGAAAGCTTACGCAGAAGGCATGAATAAAAAGGATTACTGGAGCGTGATGTACGACGATGCAATGGATCTCATTGCCCGTCTGCCACGTATCGCTGCGTATATTTATCGCCGTAAATATAAGAACAACAACCACATACAACCGAACGGTCTCCTGGACTGGGCTGGTAACTTTGCTCACATGCTGGGTTATGAAGATGAAGGCTTCAAAGAACTGATGCGTCTCTATATGACCATTCACGCTGACCACGAAGGCGGTAACGTGAGCGCACATACTACCCACCTGGTAGGTTCTGCGCTGAGCGATGCTTACCTGTCATTCGCTGCAGGTATGAACGGTCTGGCTGGTCCGCTGCATGGTCTCGCTAATCAGGAAGTGATCAAGTGGATACTTGACATGCGTGAAGAGCTGGGTGGTGGTATGCCTACCAAACAGCAGATCGAAGATTACGTACGTAAGACCCTGAGCGAAGGTAAAGTAGTACCCGGCTACGGTCACGCTGTGCTGCGTAAGACAGATCCCCGTTTCACCGCACAGATGGAGTTTGCAAAGAAACACCTGTCTGACGATGAGCTGGTACGTATCGTATGGCTGGTATATGAAACCGTGCCACCGATCCTGGAAAGCCTCGGTAAGATCAAGAACCCATGGCCTAACGTAGATGCGCATTCCGGTGCACTGCTGGTACATTATGGCCTGGTAGAATATGAATTCTATACTGTATTGTTCGGCGTATCCCGCGCGCTGGGTGTACTGGCTTCCCTGTGTTGGGACCGTGCGCTTGGTTTCTCTCTCGAAAGACCTAAATCCGTTACTACAGAATGGATGAAGCAATTTGTGGAAGGTAAGGTAGAAGCTGAGTAA
- the recG gene encoding ATP-dependent DNA helicase RecG: MDFKNAILSNPIEYLKGVGPQRGELLRKEIGVHTFRDLLYYFPFRYVDRTKVEKIISLHMQMDYVQIRGKITRLEVIGDKRAKRLVATLRDETGEISLVWFQGWQWMEKSLQQNVSYLVFGKISVFNGYLQMSHPEMDLLTEEIAAGKPFLEPVYYTTEKLKARGLTAKAIGKLTKSLLEQLSPGEIPENIPQSILQQYRLMDRAKAYFKIHLPAGEDDANQARRRLKFEELFLAQIRICRLKIRRQQLSHGFIFNTVGEAFNTFYNHHLPFSLTGAQKRVLKEIRQDTTTGRQMNRLIQGDVGSGKTMVALLTMLLAVDNGFQACLMAPTEILSQQHYKSIAGLLENMPVKVALLTGNVKGKARKQILKEVEEGEIHLLIGTHALLENQVVFKNLGMAIVDEQHRFGVAQRARLWEKNVIPPHILVMTATPIPRTLAMTVYGDLDVSVIDELPPGRKPITTVHRTEFQRPQVMDFIKDEIRKGRQAYIVYPLIEDSETLDYENLMKGYEEVKAFFPEPQYYISMVHGRQPVEMKEANMQRFVKGDTQIMVATTVIEVGVNVPNASVMVIESTERFGLSQLHQLRGRVGRGAEQSFCILMTGNKVGADSKERIQVMVQTNDGFVISEKDMELRGPGDIEGTRQSGLLDLKLADIVEDRPILEAARASAEKILQEDPDLSAPENQSLQRFLAAQQGKSQWSKIS, from the coding sequence ATGGATTTTAAAAACGCCATATTATCCAATCCGATAGAGTATCTGAAGGGAGTAGGCCCCCAGCGGGGAGAACTGCTGCGCAAAGAGATAGGAGTCCACACCTTCAGGGATCTGCTGTATTATTTTCCTTTCCGCTATGTGGACCGCACAAAAGTGGAAAAGATCATCAGTCTGCATATGCAGATGGATTATGTACAGATCCGCGGAAAGATCACCCGCCTGGAAGTGATAGGAGATAAGCGCGCTAAAAGGCTGGTGGCCACCCTGCGGGATGAAACCGGAGAGATATCGCTGGTATGGTTCCAGGGCTGGCAATGGATGGAAAAGTCGCTGCAGCAGAACGTGTCTTACCTGGTATTCGGGAAGATCTCTGTTTTCAATGGCTACCTGCAGATGTCGCACCCCGAAATGGACCTGCTGACGGAAGAAATTGCCGCCGGGAAACCTTTCCTGGAACCGGTCTATTATACTACTGAAAAACTAAAAGCCCGGGGTCTGACAGCTAAAGCCATCGGCAAGCTGACAAAGTCTTTATTGGAACAATTGTCTCCCGGAGAGATACCTGAAAATATTCCCCAGTCCATCCTGCAGCAATACCGGCTGATGGACCGGGCAAAAGCTTATTTTAAGATCCACCTGCCGGCGGGAGAGGATGATGCTAACCAGGCCCGCCGCAGGCTGAAATTTGAAGAGCTGTTCCTTGCCCAGATCAGGATCTGCCGGCTGAAGATCAGGCGGCAGCAGTTGTCGCACGGTTTCATCTTCAATACCGTAGGCGAAGCATTTAACACATTTTACAATCATCACCTGCCTTTCTCACTGACAGGGGCGCAGAAACGCGTACTGAAAGAGATCCGTCAGGATACCACCACCGGCAGGCAAATGAACCGCCTTATACAGGGCGACGTGGGTAGCGGAAAAACAATGGTTGCCCTGCTTACCATGCTGCTGGCGGTCGATAATGGTTTTCAGGCCTGCCTGATGGCGCCTACCGAGATCCTCTCCCAGCAACATTATAAAAGTATTGCCGGCCTGCTGGAAAATATGCCGGTAAAGGTGGCGCTGCTTACCGGCAATGTGAAGGGTAAAGCCCGGAAGCAGATCCTGAAAGAAGTGGAAGAAGGGGAGATCCATCTGCTGATCGGCACCCATGCTCTGCTGGAAAACCAGGTCGTTTTCAAGAACCTGGGTATGGCCATTGTTGATGAACAACACCGGTTTGGGGTAGCACAGCGTGCCCGCCTTTGGGAAAAGAACGTTATACCACCACATATACTTGTCATGACGGCAACTCCTATTCCCCGCACCCTGGCCATGACCGTATACGGAGACCTGGATGTGTCGGTCATTGACGAGCTGCCGCCGGGCCGTAAACCTATTACGACGGTACACCGTACGGAGTTCCAGCGGCCCCAGGTCATGGATTTTATTAAAGACGAGATCAGGAAAGGCCGGCAGGCATATATCGTATATCCGTTAATTGAAGATTCTGAAACGCTGGATTATGAAAACCTGATGAAAGGGTATGAGGAGGTGAAAGCGTTTTTCCCTGAGCCCCAATATTATATCAGCATGGTGCATGGCCGCCAGCCGGTAGAAATGAAAGAGGCCAACATGCAGCGTTTTGTAAAAGGCGATACGCAGATCATGGTAGCCACTACGGTCATAGAAGTAGGGGTGAACGTACCTAATGCCTCCGTGATGGTGATTGAGAGCACCGAAAGGTTCGGCCTTTCCCAGTTGCACCAGCTGCGCGGGCGCGTGGGAAGGGGAGCGGAACAGTCCTTTTGTATCCTCATGACGGGCAACAAGGTAGGCGCCGATTCAAAAGAACGTATCCAGGTAATGGTACAAACAAATGATGGTTTCGTCATATCTGAGAAAGATATGGAACTGCGGGGCCCCGGCGATATCGAAGGTACCCGCCAGAGTGGGCTGCTTGACCTGAAACTGGCCGATATTGTGGAGGACAGGCCCATACTGGAAGCCGCCCGCGCCAGTGCGGAAAAAATACTACAGGAAGATCCGGATTTGTCAGCACCTGAGAATCAATCCTTACAGCGGTTTCTGGCCGCCCAGCAAGGAAAATCTCAGTGGAGTAAAATTTCCTGA